The Nicotiana tabacum cultivar K326 chromosome 14, ASM71507v2, whole genome shotgun sequence genome contains a region encoding:
- the LOC142168929 gene encoding putative mitochondrial protein AtMg00300, which translates to MMLIAKRFKDIYIADFDSLNGGDLTCLGAINDDFELWYKRLGHESFTLLNKLIKKDLICRLTKSNFKDHKVCDACAKGKQVRSSFKPKKEVSTSRPLDLIHMDLCGPMRIPSR; encoded by the coding sequence ATGATGTTGATAGCCAAAAGGTTCAAGGACATCTATATTGCAGACTTTGACTCACTGAACGGTGGTGATTTAACATGCCTAGGTGCCATTAATGATGATTTTGAGTTGTGGTACAAACGACTGGGGCATGAAAGCTTTACCTTGCTGAACAAGTTGATCAAGAAGGACCTGATTtgtaggctgaccaagtcaaatTTTAAAGATCACAAGGTGTGTGATGCTTGTGCAAAAGGGAAACAGGTCAGGTCCTCATTTAAACCAAAGAAGGAAGTGAgcacctcaaggccacttgatcttattcatatggatctttgtggacctATGAGGATTCCTAGCAGATGA